Proteins from one Deltaproteobacteria bacterium genomic window:
- a CDS encoding tripartite tricarboxylate transporter permease, whose protein sequence is MLDALIEAFSTLLQAQHMAFLVVGVLLGLVVGIFPGLGGIVGLSLLIPFLHGMDPVSALAMLVGLVAVIPTSDTFTSVLMGIPGSSASQATVLDGFPLARKGEAARALGAAFSASLFGGLFGAVILTFFVLIARPVILFFTTAELFMLAVLGISMVGVLSGNSIWKGVASCGLGLVVGAIGGAPATGEERLVFGVDYLADGIPLVVVGLGIFALPEVVDLLRGAGAISRAHALGKGWLDGLRDMIRNRWLCLRCAGIGTLIGAIPGLGGSVVDWIAYGHVVQTAQDKSQFGSGDIRGVLAPESANNAKEGGGLIPTLLFGIPGSGSMAVFIGGLVLIGLEPSPRMLTAELSTTYTIVWSLALANVVGAGLCLFLSPAIARLTTIRYHLLAPFMLMVISFAAFQASRDIMDFVALVAIGLLGVGMKRFGWSRPAMLIGFVLADQIETYLYQAIQFHEWGMATRPGVLIIGAIIVVSIWLGARNRPDGEPAADTAQRHARDMTPQLLFAGFVVVVFAVALADSLRHTLLGAVFPASAAAVMLVAGLLVLYGIWRSAGAPTPYNEDAERPGIEGHDTPEKGIWYYLNWLLALLGVTAVTGFFISLNLFFVAFLRREAKVSWGGIVVLTVMADLMLMFLSWLMTLDLPEGWLQHAVADLPWPLGPI, encoded by the coding sequence ATGCTCGACGCGCTGATCGAAGCCTTTTCGACCCTGCTGCAGGCCCAGCACATGGCCTTCCTGGTGGTGGGCGTGCTGCTGGGTTTGGTGGTGGGCATCTTCCCCGGGCTCGGCGGCATCGTCGGCCTGTCGCTGCTGATCCCCTTCCTTCACGGCATGGATCCGGTGTCGGCGCTCGCCATGCTCGTGGGCCTGGTGGCGGTCATCCCCACCTCGGATACGTTCACATCCGTGCTCATGGGCATCCCGGGCTCCAGTGCGTCGCAGGCCACGGTGCTGGACGGGTTCCCGCTGGCACGCAAGGGCGAGGCGGCCCGCGCCCTTGGGGCGGCGTTCTCGGCGTCGCTCTTCGGCGGGCTGTTCGGCGCGGTCATCCTCACCTTCTTCGTCCTCATCGCCAGGCCCGTGATCCTGTTCTTCACCACCGCTGAGCTGTTCATGCTGGCGGTGCTGGGCATTTCCATGGTGGGGGTGCTGTCCGGCAACTCCATCTGGAAGGGCGTGGCCTCCTGCGGCCTCGGACTGGTGGTCGGCGCCATCGGCGGCGCTCCGGCCACCGGCGAGGAGCGCCTCGTGTTCGGGGTGGACTACCTGGCGGACGGTATCCCGCTGGTGGTGGTGGGGCTCGGCATCTTCGCGCTGCCGGAGGTGGTGGACCTGCTGCGCGGCGCCGGCGCCATCTCCCGTGCGCACGCGCTGGGGAAGGGTTGGCTGGACGGCCTGCGGGACATGATCCGCAACCGCTGGTTGTGCCTGCGCTGCGCCGGCATCGGCACGCTCATCGGCGCCATTCCCGGGCTCGGCGGCTCGGTGGTGGACTGGATCGCCTACGGTCACGTGGTGCAGACCGCCCAGGACAAGTCGCAGTTCGGCAGCGGCGACATCCGCGGCGTGCTCGCGCCGGAATCCGCCAACAACGCCAAGGAAGGGGGCGGGCTCATCCCGACGCTGCTGTTCGGCATCCCCGGGAGCGGCAGCATGGCGGTGTTCATCGGCGGGCTTGTGCTGATAGGGCTGGAGCCGAGCCCGCGGATGCTCACGGCCGAGCTGTCCACCACCTACACCATCGTCTGGAGCCTCGCGCTGGCCAACGTGGTGGGCGCGGGACTGTGCCTGTTCCTGTCTCCGGCCATCGCGCGCCTCACCACCATCCGCTATCACTTGCTGGCGCCCTTCATGCTCATGGTGATCTCCTTCGCCGCGTTCCAGGCGAGCCGCGACATCATGGACTTCGTGGCGCTGGTGGCCATCGGCCTGCTGGGAGTGGGCATGAAGCGCTTCGGCTGGTCGCGGCCAGCCATGCTCATCGGCTTCGTGCTCGCCGACCAGATCGAGACCTACCTCTACCAGGCGATCCAGTTCCACGAATGGGGCATGGCCACGCGTCCCGGCGTGCTGATTATCGGCGCCATCATCGTCGTGTCCATCTGGCTCGGCGCGCGCAACCGGCCCGACGGCGAGCCGGCCGCCGATACGGCGCAGCGGCACGCAAGGGACATGACGCCGCAACTGCTGTTCGCCGGCTTCGTCGTGGTCGTTTTCGCGGTCGCGCTGGCCGACTCCCTGCGGCACACCCTGCTTGGGGCGGTGTTCCCGGCCAGCGCGGCGGCGGTCATGCTGGTGGCTGGGCTGTTGGTGCTCTACGGCATCTGGCGCAGCGCCGGCGCGCCCACCCCGTACAACGAAGACGCGGAACGGCCGGGCATCGAAGGACACGACACTCCCGAGAAGGGAATCTGGTATTACCTGAACTGGCTGCTGGCGCTCTTGGGGGTGACGGCCGTGACCGGGTTCTTCATTTCGCTGAACCTGTTCTTCGTGGCGTTCCTGCGCCGGGAAGCGAAGGTAAGTTGGGGCGGCATCGTGGTGCTGACGGTCATGGCGGACCTGATGCTGATGTTCCTGTCGTGGCTCATGACGCTGGATCTCCCGGAGGGGTGGTTGCAGCACGCCGTCGCCGATCTGCCCTGGCCCCTGGGGCCTATCTAG
- a CDS encoding efflux RND transporter periplasmic adaptor subunit: MVRFLKKLLFWIPVGLGVLAVVYAVRSREAPTRTEPEERTTAVRVVEAVSVGVVPRAVGHGSVKPGRVWDAVSEVSGTVVYRHPELQRGATLAAGTELLRIDPTDYRHAVAEIEANIRAADSQLALLDVRAVNTKRSLAIEERNLALGRKQFERTRELLRRGAVSQSDADREERSVLAGEQAVQNLRNAVRLLPAERAAQQAQRDRLKSQLETARRNLDRTTVVAPFTCRIAAVNVELAQFAAKGQVLVEADSVDVAEVIAQVPMSEVLALLQSRVGPALELGTAMPRLREELQAIVRLHSGDVAIEWPARFSRMSDTVDPRTRTVGVIVAVDQPYRRAQQGRSPPLVKNMYVEVELRGPPRPGAVVIPRTALRAGQVHVVGPENRLEFRAVEAGFTQANFVVLRSGLEPGELVVVSDLPFAAEGMLLRPEPDPEVAAALVAEATGVAPMR, from the coding sequence ATGGTCAGATTCCTCAAGAAGCTGCTCTTCTGGATACCCGTCGGCCTCGGCGTTCTGGCGGTGGTGTACGCGGTCCGTTCGCGGGAGGCGCCGACGCGGACCGAGCCCGAGGAACGGACCACGGCCGTGCGCGTGGTGGAGGCCGTTTCCGTGGGCGTGGTGCCGCGGGCCGTGGGGCACGGCAGCGTCAAGCCCGGAAGGGTGTGGGATGCCGTGAGCGAGGTCAGCGGCACGGTGGTGTACCGGCATCCGGAGCTGCAACGGGGGGCTACCCTGGCCGCCGGCACCGAGCTTCTGCGCATCGACCCCACGGACTACCGTCACGCGGTAGCCGAGATCGAAGCCAACATACGCGCCGCCGACTCCCAGCTCGCCTTGTTGGATGTGCGCGCGGTGAACACGAAACGTTCCCTTGCCATCGAGGAACGGAACCTGGCGTTGGGCCGCAAGCAGTTCGAGCGTACGCGGGAGCTGCTGCGCCGCGGCGCGGTGTCCCAGTCCGACGCCGACCGCGAGGAGCGTTCGGTGCTGGCGGGCGAACAGGCGGTGCAGAATCTCCGCAACGCCGTCAGGCTGCTGCCCGCCGAACGCGCGGCGCAGCAGGCGCAACGGGACCGGCTCAAGTCCCAGTTGGAGACGGCCCGGCGCAACCTGGACCGCACCACCGTGGTGGCGCCGTTCACCTGCCGCATCGCCGCGGTGAACGTGGAGTTGGCCCAGTTTGCCGCCAAGGGTCAGGTGCTTGTGGAAGCCGACAGCGTCGACGTGGCCGAGGTCATCGCCCAGGTGCCCATGAGCGAGGTGCTGGCGCTGTTGCAATCGCGCGTCGGGCCGGCACTGGAATTGGGCACGGCGATGCCGCGGCTGCGCGAGGAGTTGCAGGCCATCGTGCGCCTGCACTCGGGCGATGTCGCCATCGAGTGGCCGGCGCGTTTCTCGCGGATGAGCGACACCGTGGATCCTCGTACCCGTACGGTGGGCGTCATCGTCGCGGTGGACCAACCCTACCGGCGAGCCCAGCAGGGCCGAAGCCCGCCACTGGTCAAGAACATGTACGTCGAGGTGGAGCTCCGAGGGCCGCCTCGGCCCGGCGCGGTGGTGATTCCGCGCACGGCCCTGCGGGCCGGTCAGGTCCACGTGGTGGGGCCGGAGAACCGGCTGGAGTTCCGCGCGGTGGAGGCAGGCTTCACCCAGGCCAATTTCGTGGTGCTGCGCTCGGGACTCGAACCCGGCGAGCTCGTGGTGGTCTCCGACTTGCCCTTCGCCGCCGAGGGCATGCTGCTGAGGCCGGAGCCGGACCCGGAGGTGGCGGCCGCCCTGGTGGCCGAGGCCACCGGCGTCGCGCCGATGCGGTGA